One Acidimicrobiales bacterium DNA window includes the following coding sequences:
- a CDS encoding aldehyde dehydrogenase family protein, translated as GEDEAVALANDSDYGLYDYVYSKDSARAFRVARQLRAGHVGINTAQRNLEAPFGGFKMSGVGRDGGDFGLHAYSELQSVIWPG; from the coding sequence GGTGAGGACGAGGCCGTCGCCCTGGCCAACGACAGCGACTACGGGCTCTACGACTACGTGTACTCCAAGGACTCGGCGCGGGCCTTCCGGGTGGCCAGGCAGTTGCGGGCGGGCCACGTGGGCATCAATACCGCGCAGCGCAACCTGGAGGCGCCGTTCGGCGGCTTCAAGATGAGCGGCGTGGGCCGCGACGGTGGTGACTTCGGTCTGCACGCCTACAGCGAGCTGCAGAGCGTCATCTGGCCGGGTTGA
- a CDS encoding Zn-dependent alcohol dehydrogenase, with protein sequence MRGVVWNGKIDVTEDLEARPPGTNEVRVRIAAAGVCHSDVSVIDGTIPFPTPLVMGHEGAGVVEEVGSSVTKVKPGDHVVLVTLGHCGQCDACESGFPTHCRDTFGKTSQPFTYKGEPAYMFANTSVFAEYTVVKESQAVVIDPAVPLEAASLIGCGVLTGAGAVWNRAKVGRGDTVAVFGVGGIGLNAVQAAWIAGAVRIVAVDANPAKESLARDFGATDFIDARATDAVAAVKDIVPDGVDHSFECVGHPAVLRQAIDILGWGGNCVIIGVPPPTAEASFRVAALTHIDRGILGSRYGSARPHVDVPIVIDLYRQGRFKLDELVTRTYPLDEVETVFSDMADGKVARGVLVP encoded by the coding sequence GTGAGAGGCGTCGTCTGGAACGGCAAGATCGACGTGACCGAGGACCTCGAGGCCCGGCCGCCCGGCACCAACGAGGTGCGGGTCCGCATCGCCGCCGCTGGTGTCTGCCACAGCGACGTCAGCGTGATCGACGGGACCATCCCCTTCCCCACGCCGCTGGTCATGGGTCACGAAGGCGCCGGGGTCGTCGAGGAGGTCGGATCGAGCGTCACCAAGGTCAAGCCAGGGGATCATGTCGTGCTCGTCACCCTCGGTCACTGTGGCCAGTGCGACGCATGCGAGAGCGGCTTCCCGACCCACTGCCGCGACACCTTCGGCAAGACGTCCCAGCCCTTCACCTACAAGGGCGAGCCCGCCTACATGTTCGCCAACACCTCGGTCTTCGCCGAGTACACCGTGGTCAAGGAGAGCCAGGCCGTGGTCATCGACCCGGCGGTGCCCCTCGAGGCTGCCTCCCTGATCGGCTGCGGGGTGCTGACGGGCGCGGGCGCCGTGTGGAACCGGGCCAAGGTCGGCCGGGGCGACACGGTGGCCGTGTTCGGGGTCGGGGGCATCGGGCTCAACGCCGTGCAGGCGGCGTGGATCGCGGGCGCTGTGCGTATCGTGGCCGTCGACGCCAACCCGGCCAAGGAGAGCCTCGCCCGTGACTTCGGGGCCACAGACTTCATCGATGCACGCGCCACTGATGCCGTGGCGGCCGTCAAGGACATCGTTCCCGACGGCGTCGACCACTCGTTCGAGTGCGTCGGTCACCCGGCGGTGCTCCGCCAGGCCATCGACATCCTGGGGTGGGGCGGCAACTGCGTGATCATCGGGGTACCCCCGCCCACGGCAGAGGCGTCGTTCCGGGTGGCCGCCCTCACCCATATCGACCGCGGCATCCTCGGCTCGCGATACGGCTCGGCCCGACCTCATGTCGACGTCCCGATCGTGATCGACCTCTACCGCCAAGGCCGCTTCAAGCTGGACGAGCTGGTGACGCGGACCTACCCGCTCGACGAGGTCGAGACGGTGTTCTCGGACATGGCCGACGGCAAGGTGGCCCGAGGCGTGCTCGTCCCCTGA
- a CDS encoding cyclase family protein — protein MAYPGWFHRLAKKVNNWGRWGPDDEVGTINLITPEVRTRAVACARTGRSFSLALPLSESEGIQTGMLPGRLNPVRAMVQINNAVTGDPSDFCSSDDMVVMGLQCATHWDGLAHVSYDGRMYNGYPTSSVTAFGASLCGIHRIRTLVSRGVLLDVARTRGATRLDGGYAITAADLDAAEARAGLEVRPGDVVLVRTGHMELLARGDKATYGSLTPGLSTKTVEWFRDRDVAAVATDTLVFEVWPSEDDAAILPVHLLHLVEMGMIQGQNWVLDHLAEDCAADGVYEFLLEASPQPFTNAVGSPVNPVAVK, from the coding sequence ATGGCATACCCGGGGTGGTTCCACCGGCTGGCCAAGAAGGTCAACAACTGGGGGCGGTGGGGACCCGACGACGAGGTCGGCACGATCAACCTGATCACCCCCGAGGTGCGCACGCGGGCGGTGGCCTGCGCTCGCACGGGCCGGAGCTTCTCCTTGGCCCTCCCGCTGTCGGAGTCCGAGGGCATCCAGACCGGGATGCTGCCAGGCCGGCTCAACCCGGTGCGGGCCATGGTCCAGATCAACAACGCGGTGACCGGTGACCCGAGCGACTTCTGCTCGAGCGACGACATGGTCGTGATGGGGCTGCAGTGCGCGACGCATTGGGACGGGCTGGCCCACGTGAGCTATGACGGCCGGATGTACAACGGCTATCCCACGTCGAGTGTCACCGCCTTCGGTGCGTCGCTGTGCGGGATCCACCGGATCAGGACGCTGGTGAGCCGGGGCGTGCTCCTCGACGTCGCCCGGACGCGTGGGGCGACCCGTCTGGACGGCGGCTACGCCATCACCGCTGCCGACCTCGACGCCGCCGAGGCTCGGGCCGGTCTCGAGGTCCGTCCCGGAGACGTGGTCCTCGTCCGCACCGGTCACATGGAGCTCCTCGCGCGGGGTGACAAGGCGACGTACGGGAGCCTGACGCCAGGCCTTTCGACGAAGACGGTCGAGTGGTTCCGCGACCGGGACGTCGCCGCCGTGGCGACTGACACCCTCGTCTTCGAAGTGTGGCCGAGCGAGGACGACGCCGCCATCCTGCCCGTGCACCTGCTCCACCTCGTGGAGATGGGCATGATCCAGGGTCAGAACTGGGTGCTCGACCACCTGGCCGAGGACTGCGCCGCCGACGGGGTGTACGAGTTCCTGCTGGAAGCCTCGCCGCAGCCGTTCACCAACGCCGTGGGCTCACCGGTCAACCCCGTGGCCGTCAAGTAG